One segment of Setaria viridis chromosome 4, Setaria_viridis_v4.0, whole genome shotgun sequence DNA contains the following:
- the LOC117852158 gene encoding FKBP12-interacting protein of 37 kDa-like, producing MNTDPGEKRSFGDLDDDDDDVFASKKAKTKVEESAPGAATGMILSLRESLQDCKHSLASCQVCCHPSTFYSILIY from the exons ATGAACACGGATCCAG GTGAGAAGAGGTCGTTTGGCGACCtggacgacgatgacgatgacgtcTTTGCTTCCAAGAAG GCAAAGACAAAGGTTGAGGAAAGTGCTCCAGGAGCTGCGACGGGAATGATTCTGTCTCTTCGTGAAAG TTTGCAGGACTGTAAACATAGCCTTGCATCCTGCCAGGTTTGTTGTCATCCCTCCACCTTTTATTCTATTCTCATTTACTAG